A single region of the Neodiprion pinetum isolate iyNeoPine1 chromosome 5, iyNeoPine1.2, whole genome shotgun sequence genome encodes:
- the Nfs1 gene encoding cysteine desulfurase: MFRLWKRLVPLARDHHVNEVISSPKRHYAAVKEFESPISDEYKKGPAEGRPLYLDAQATTPLDPRVLDQMMPYMTTYYGNPHSRTHMYGWETEAAVERGRKQVADLIGADPKEIIFTSGATECNNISVKGVARFYKEKKKHVVTTQTEHKCVLDSCRALQAEGFNVTYLPVKPNGLIDIDQLEAALRPDTSLVSIMTVNNEIGVQQPIAEIGALCRRKKVFFHTDAAQAVGKIPIDVNAMNIDLMSISGHKLYGPKGIGALYVRRRPRVRVEALQSGGGQERGMRSGTVPAPLVVGLGAACELAQKEMAYDHKYIEDLSQHLIQKIMGSLTNVVRNGDEVAWYPGCVNLSFAFVEGESLLMALKDVALSSGSACTSASLEPSYVLRAIGAAEDLAHSSIRFGIGRFTTREEVDYTAHNIIRHVIRLREMSPLWEMVQEGIDIKSIKWTQH, translated from the exons ATGTTTCGTTTGTGGAAACGACTCGTGCCTCTTGCGCGCGATCACCACGTCAACGAAGTGATTTCGTCGCCCAAGCGACACTACGCGGCTGTCAAAGAATTCGAAT CTCCTATCAGTGATGAGTACAAAAAGGGTCCAGCGGAGGGTCGGCCCTTGTATCTGGATGCCCAGGCCACTACACCATTG GACCCACGTGTGCTGGACCAGATGATGCCGTACATGACAACATACTACGGCAATCCGCATTCCAGGACTCACATGTATGGATGGGAAACAGAGGCAGCTGTTGAGCGTGGTCGGAAA CAAGTTGCTGATCTGATAGGAGCTGATCCGAAGGAAATTATATTCACGTCTGGGGCCACGGAGTGCAATAATATATCTGTCAAGGGTGTGGCTAGATTTTacaaggaaaagaaaaagcacGTTGTAACGACACAAACT GAACACAAGTGCGTTTTGGACTCCTGCAGAGCTTTGCAAGCTGAAGGATTCAATGTCACATACCTCCCTGTCAAACCCAATGGATTAATCGACATAGACCAACTTGAAGCTGCTCTGAGGCCTGACACATCACTTGTTTCGATAATGACTGTGAACAACGAAATTGGTGTCCAACAGCCAATTGCAGAGATTGGAGCTCTATGCAG AAGGAAGAAAGTTTTCTTTCACACAGATGCTGCGCAAGCTGTAGGAAAAATTCCGATCGACGTGAACGCGATGAACATAGATCTCATGTCGATCAGTGGTCATAAGTTGTACGGGCCAAAAG GCATAGGAGCACTCTACGTCAGGCGTAGGCCAAGGGTTCGTGTCGAAGCCCTTCAAAGTGGCGGGGGTCAGGAAAGAGGCATGAGAAGTGGAACGGTGCCAGCACCTCTGGTGGTTGGGCTGGGGGCTGCTTGCGAGCTCGCACAAAAGGAAATGGCG TATGACCACAAGTATATAGAAGATCTTTCCCAGCAtttgatacaaaaaataatggGCAGTTTAACGAATGTGGTGCGTAATGGTGATGAAGTTGCCTGGTATCCTGGCTGCGTGAATCTCTCTTTTGCTTTTGTCGAGGGAGAGTCATTGCTGATGGCTTTGAAAGATGTGGCGTTGAGCAGCGGCTCAGCTTGCACGAGCGCCAGTCTAGAGCCAAGCTACGTCTTACGTGCCATTGGAGCTGCCGAAGACCTGGCACATTCCAGTATAAG GTTTGGAATTGGTCGTTTCACAACTCGTGAAGAAGTCGATTACACAGCGCATAACATCATACGCCACGTTATTCGACTCAGAGAGATGAG TCCACTGTGGGAAATGGTACAAGAGGGTATCGATATCAAGTCAATCAAATGGACGCAGCACTGA
- the Lamtor4 gene encoding ragulator complex protein LAMTOR4 homolog, whose amino-acid sequence MLSMERIPEQIGYLVLKEDGAVLTSGGELENDERIANIIMSLITLTDTIDPKAFASDETFNKISITYEDHCYVICLSNKKVHIVKKKITALTSSQEQQQQHLPVIA is encoded by the exons ATGTTGTCGATGGAGAGAATACCTGAGCAAATCGGTTATTTGGTATTAAAAGAGGACGGGGCGGTACTCACG TCGGGTGGAGAGCTGGAAAACGACGAGAGAATTGCAAACATTATCATGAGCCTGATCACTCTGACCGACACGATCGATCCCAAGGCGTTTGCGTCCGATGAAACATTCAACAAAATATCCATAACCTACGAAGATCACTGCTACGTCATATGCCTGTCAAACAAGAAGGTTCACATTGTTAAGAAGAAGATAACCGCGTTGACCTCATCTCAagaacagcagcagcagcacctGCCAGTGATTGCTTGA
- the Cul3 gene encoding cullin-3-A isoform X1: MERGQLEKPTSQIMCGALSEIATISGLFRSGNPSSLVIVDTLMTMDEKYVESIWALLKNAIQEIQKKNNSGLSFEELYRNAYTMVLHKHGERLYTGLKEVVTQHLESKVREDVLRSLHNNFLQTLNQAWNDHQTSMVMIRDILMYMDRVYVQQHDVDNVYNLGLIIFRDQVVRYGCVRDHLRETLLGMVARERRGEVVDRIAIKNACQMLMLLGINCRQVYEEDFERPFLQQSAEFYRMESQKFLGENSASVYIKKVEARILEESERAKHYLDESTEPRIVKVVEEELIKIHMRTIVEMENSGVVHMLKNQKTEDLGCMYKLFARVTDGLRTVSDCVSQFLREQGRALVQEEHEPTTNAIHFVQNLLDLKDRFDHFLHHSFNNDKLFKQMIASDFEHFLNLNSKSPEYLSLFIDDKLKKGVKGMTEQEIEGVLDKTMVLFRFLQEKDVFERYYKQHLAKRLLLNKSVSDDSEKNMISKLKTECGCQFTSKLEGMFKDMTVSNTIMEEFKEHVLTSGTSLHGVDLSVRVLTTGFWPTQSATPNCSVPSAPREAFDAFRCFYLAKHSGRQLTLQPQLGSADLNAVFHGPRKEDSNGGSVDVPSSSTTLGNGSGSLLSQRGSSSGNPRKHIIQVSTYQMCVLMLFNNRDRLTYEEIQNETDIPERDLVRALQSLAMGKATQRVLLKHPKTKEIEPTHCFSVNDSFTSKLHRVKIQTVAAKGESEPERRETRNKVDEDRKHEIEAAIVRIMKARKRMTHNILVTEVTEQLRVRFLPSPVIIKKRIEGLIERDYLARTEDRKVYTYVA; the protein is encoded by the exons ATGGAACGTGGTCAGTTAGAAAAACCAACTTCACAAATTATGTGTGGAGCACTCAGTGAAATAGCTACTATCTCAGGGCTGTTTCGATCAGGGAATCCGAGCTCCCTTGTGATCGTCGACACCCTT ATGACCATGGACGAAAAATATGTGGAGAGTATTTGGGCACTGTTGAAGAACgccatacaagaaatacaaaagaaaaacaactcCGGCCTGAGTTTTGAGGAGCTGTACCGAAATGCATACACCATGGTCCTTCACAAGCATGGCGAGCGTTTGTACACCGGGTTGAAAGAAGTTGTTACGCAGCACCTGGAGTCGAAAGTTCGGGAAGACGTGCTACGCTCCCTTCACAACAATTTTCTCCAGACACTGAATCAGGCTTGGAACGATCATCAGACCTCTATGGTTATGATCAGGGATATACTAATGTACATGGATAGGGTTTATGTGCAACAGCATGATGTTGACAACGTCTACAACTTGGGCCTAATCATATTCAGGGATCAG GTAGTCAGGTACGGCTGCGTGAGGGATCATCTACGCGAGACACTCCTGGGCATGGtagcgagagagagaaggggGGAGGTCGTTGATCGAATCGCGATAAAGAATGCATGTCAAATGCTAATGCTGCTCGGTATAAACTGTCGCCAAGTTTACGAAGAGGATTTCGAGAGGCCTTTCTTACAACAGAGCGCTGAATTTTACAGG ATGGAGTCGCAAAAGTTCCTTGGCGAGAACAGCGCCTCAGTCTACATAAAGAAAGTTGAAGCTAGAATTCTTGAAGAGTCAGAACGGGCGAAGCACTATCTGGACGAATCCACAGAGCCAAGGATAGTCAAAGTGGTGGAAGAAGAGTTGATTAAAATACACATGAGAACCATCGTTGAG ATGGAAAACAGTGGTGTGGTGCATATGTTGAAGAACCAGAAAACTGAAGACCTTGGTTGCATGTACAAATTATTCGCGAGAGTAACAGACGGATTGCGCACTGTATCAGATTGTGTGTCGCAATTCCTCAGAGAGCAAGGACGCGCCTTGGTCCAAGAAGAGCATGAGCCAACCACAAACGCAATACACTTTGTGCAAAATCTGCTGGACTTGAAAGATCGTTTCGACCATTTCCTGCACCACTCGTTTAACAATGATAAACTATTCAAGCAAATGATCGCGTCGGATTTTGAACACTTTCTGAATCTAAATTCAAAGAGCCCTGagtatctttctctctttatcgatgacaaattaaaaaaaggtGTAAAGGGG ATGACAGAGCAGGAGATCGAAGGCGTGCTTGACAAGACAATGGTTCTCTTCAGGTTCCTGCAAGAGAAGGATGTCTTTGAGCGATACTATAAACAGCATTTAGCCAAGCGGTTGCTTCTGAATAAGTCCGTCTCCGATGACAGTGAAAAGAATATGATCTCAAAGCTAAAG ACTGAATGCGGTTGCCAGTTTACATCAAAGCTGGAAGGAATGTTCAAGGATATGACGGTCAGCAATACTATAATGGAAGAGTTCAAGGAACACGTATTAACGTCTGGC ACAAGTCTACACGGCGTTGATCTGAGCGTGAGGGTTCTGACAACAGGATTTTGGCCAACACAGTCAGCAACACCGAATTGCAGTGTGCCCTCAGCGCCAAGAGAAGCTTTTGATGCTTTTCGATGTTTCTACTTGGCCAAGCATAGCGGTCGTCAACTGACGTTACAACCACAATTGG GTTCGGCTGACCTTAATGCGGTTTTCCATGGGCCTCGGAAGGAAGACAGTAATGGCGGAAGCGTGGACGTTCCCTCGTCCTCTACCACATTGGGCAACGGAAGTGGCAGTCTTTTAAGTCAGCGGGGAAGCAGCAGTGGAAATCCGCGCAAACATATTATCCAAGTATCGACGTACCAGATGTGCGTACTCATGCTCTTCAACAACAGAGATCGACTCACTTACGAG GAAATTCAGAATGAAACTGATATCCCTGAGCGAGATTTAGTCCGAGCATTACAATCTCTGGCAATGGGGAAGGCGACTCAGCGAGTTCTCCTCAAGCATCCCAAAACCAAAGAGATTGAGCCAACACACTGCTTCAGTGTCAATGATAGTTTCACCAGTAAGCTTCATCG AGTAAAAATCCAGACGGTTGCGGCGAAAGGAGAGTCCGAGCCTGAGAGAAGAGAGACGAGGAACAAGGTTGACGAAGATCGAAAGCATGAAATAGAAGCGGCGATCGTGCGAATTATGAAGGCACGCAAACGCATGACA CACAACATTCTCGTGACGGAAGTCACGGAGCAGCTTCGAGTACGATTCCTGCCCTCACCTGTCATCATCAAGAAACGCATCGAAGGGCTGATAGAACGTGATTATCTGGCCCGCACGGAAGACAG GAAAGTCTACACTTACGTGGCTTGA
- the Idh gene encoding isocitrate dehydrogenase [NADP] cytoplasmic produces the protein MFRSLTRLLGPSAAVDSAARLLRCSTSSVALLDRNSSFDASRRRNLTWTTQTSKNFSSTSIAMAKIKAGPVVDILGDEMTRIIWDSIKNKLILPFLDIELHIYDLGMENRDATNDQVTVDCAEAVKKYNVGIKCATITPDENRVKEFKLKQMWKSPNGTIRNILGGTVFREAIICKNIPRLVTGWNQPIIIGRHAHADQYKATDFVVPGAGKLEITWTGESGDKIQHTVYQFKGAGIAQAQFNTDESIRDFAHSSFQYALARTYPLYLSTKNTILKKYDGRFKDIFQEIYEAEYRSKFEAKNIWYEHRLIDDMVAYAMKSEGGFVWACKNYDGDVQSDSVAQGYGSLGLMTSVLLCPDGKTVEAEAAHGTVTRHYRQYQLGKETSTNPIASIFAWTRGLLHRAKLDNNNQLKKFAETLEKVCIDTIEAGSMTKDLAICIKGMNNVKRSDYLETFEFMDKLADNLKKELAKA, from the exons ATGTTCCGTTCCTTGACTCGCCTGTTAGGACCGAGTGCCGCCGTGGACAGTGCGGCTCGATTACTTCGCTGCAGTACGTCGTCCGTCGCTCTGCTCGACCGAAACTCCTCATTCGACGCATCGCGCAGACGAAACCTTACGTGGACGACACAGACATCGAAAAACTTCAGCTCCACGTCAATCGCTATGGCTAAGATCAAG GCTGGACCCGTCGTTGACATTCTTGGAGATGAGATGACTCGTATCATCTGGGACTCTATCAAGAACAAATTGATACTCCCGTTCCTGGATATTGAGTTGCACATTTATGATCTGGGTATGGAGAACCGGGACGCAACTAATGACCAGGTGACGGTGGACTGCGCGGAGGCTGTAAAGAAATATAACGTGGGCATAAAGTGTGCGACGATAACTCCGGACGAAAATCGAGTCAAGGAGTTCAAGTTGAAACAGATGTGGAAGAGCCCCAACGGCACTATCAGGAATATACTGGGCGGCACTGTGTTCAGGGAAGCTATAATCTGCAAGAATATTCCGCGGCTGGTGACTGGTTGGAATCAACCCATTATTATCGGTCGTCACGCCCATGCTGACCAGTACAAGGCCACAGACTTTGTGGTACCAGGTGCCGGTAAACTGGAAATCACCTGGACAGGTGAGTCAGGCGACAAAATCCAGCACACTGTCTACCAGTTCAAGGGGGCTGGCATCGCTCAGGCCCAGTTCAACACCGACGAGAGCATCCGTGACTTTGCCCACAGCTCTTTCCAGTATGCTTTGGCTCGGACCTACCCGCTCTATCTTTCGACCAAGAACACCATCCTGAAAAAATATGATGGCAGATTTAAGGACATTTTCCAGGAGATTTACGAGGCTGAGTACCGTTCCAAGTTCGAAGCAAAGAATATCTGGTACGAGCATCGGCTCATTGACGACATGGTTGCCTACGCTATGAAATCCGAGGGTGGCTTTGTCTGGGCCTGCAAGAACTACGACGGAGACGTTCAGTCAGATTCCGTTGCTCAAGGTTATGGCTCTCTAGGCCTGATGACCTCTGTGCTTCTCTGCCCTGATGGCAAGACGGTCGAGGCTGAGGCTGCGCATGGAACAGTCACTCGGCATTACCGCCAATATCAACTGGGTAAAGAGACATCGACCAATCCGATTGCCTCGATCTTTGCTTGGACAAGGGGCCTACTACACCGTGCTAAGCTGGACAACAACAACCAGTTGAAGAAATTCGCAGAGACTCTGGAGAAAGTCTGCATTGATACGATCGAGGCTGGAAGTATGACTAAAGATTTGGCAATCTGCATCAAGGGCATGAACAATGTCAAAAGGTCAGACTATCTTGAGACGTTCGAGTTTATGGACAAGCTCGCTGACAATTTAAAGAAGGAACTGGCCAAGGCGTGA
- the RabX6 gene encoding uncharacterized protein RabX6, whose amino-acid sequence MATIKVTEQKVILCGEYGVGKSSIFRRFANNTFVSNNDRKSTLGLDNINKQYTIDEKTIRLQLWDTGGMERVASITSSYYKFAEAAILVFSLDNPTSFHLLSQHLLDIVTYAENAKIFLCGNKSDLESVDPQVTDVEMEQFCEQCHNLISATYKTSCKTGHGVDEMFEDIARHLVEANRSRMELHDMDKDHFKITSSDEIDEPSCLC is encoded by the exons ATGGCCACCATCAAGGTAACCGAACAAAAGGTGATTTTATGTGGCGAATACGGGGTCGGGAAAAGTTCGATATTTAGGCGATTCGCGAACAATACCTTCGTCTCAAACAATGATAGAAAATCGACCTTGGGACTTGACAATATCAACAAACAGTACACCATTGACGAAAAAACGATTCGC CTGCAGTTATGGGACACAGGAGGAATGGAGAGGGTTGCCTCTATAACATCCAGTTACTACAAATTTGCAGAGGCGGCAATATTGGTCTTTTCGCTTGACAATCCGACCTCCTTTCACCTCCTCTCACAGCACCTTCTTGACATTGTAACTTACGCGGAAAACGCTAAGATATTCCTTTGCGGGAACAAGAGCGACTTGGAAAGCGTTGATCCTCAGGTCACAGATGTGGAAATGGAACAATTCTG TGAACAGTGTCACAATTTGATATCGGCGACGTACAAAACGTCGTGTAAAACGGGGCACGGGGTTGATGAAATGTTTGAAGATATTGCACGCCATTTGGTCGAGGCAAACAGATCGCGTATGGAACTGCACGATATGGACAAGGACCACTTCAAAATCACAAGTTCCGACGAAATCGACGAGCCATCCTGCTTGTGCTAA
- the Cul3 gene encoding cullin-3-A isoform X2: MMKSGATHKREKMRIRAFPMTMDEKYVESIWALLKNAIQEIQKKNNSGLSFEELYRNAYTMVLHKHGERLYTGLKEVVTQHLESKVREDVLRSLHNNFLQTLNQAWNDHQTSMVMIRDILMYMDRVYVQQHDVDNVYNLGLIIFRDQVVRYGCVRDHLRETLLGMVARERRGEVVDRIAIKNACQMLMLLGINCRQVYEEDFERPFLQQSAEFYRMESQKFLGENSASVYIKKVEARILEESERAKHYLDESTEPRIVKVVEEELIKIHMRTIVEMENSGVVHMLKNQKTEDLGCMYKLFARVTDGLRTVSDCVSQFLREQGRALVQEEHEPTTNAIHFVQNLLDLKDRFDHFLHHSFNNDKLFKQMIASDFEHFLNLNSKSPEYLSLFIDDKLKKGVKGMTEQEIEGVLDKTMVLFRFLQEKDVFERYYKQHLAKRLLLNKSVSDDSEKNMISKLKTECGCQFTSKLEGMFKDMTVSNTIMEEFKEHVLTSGTSLHGVDLSVRVLTTGFWPTQSATPNCSVPSAPREAFDAFRCFYLAKHSGRQLTLQPQLGSADLNAVFHGPRKEDSNGGSVDVPSSSTTLGNGSGSLLSQRGSSSGNPRKHIIQVSTYQMCVLMLFNNRDRLTYEEIQNETDIPERDLVRALQSLAMGKATQRVLLKHPKTKEIEPTHCFSVNDSFTSKLHRVKIQTVAAKGESEPERRETRNKVDEDRKHEIEAAIVRIMKARKRMTHNILVTEVTEQLRVRFLPSPVIIKKRIEGLIERDYLARTEDRKVYTYVA, translated from the exons ATGATGAAGAGCGGTGCGACCcacaagagagaaaaaatgcgGATACGCGCGTTTCCG ATGACCATGGACGAAAAATATGTGGAGAGTATTTGGGCACTGTTGAAGAACgccatacaagaaatacaaaagaaaaacaactcCGGCCTGAGTTTTGAGGAGCTGTACCGAAATGCATACACCATGGTCCTTCACAAGCATGGCGAGCGTTTGTACACCGGGTTGAAAGAAGTTGTTACGCAGCACCTGGAGTCGAAAGTTCGGGAAGACGTGCTACGCTCCCTTCACAACAATTTTCTCCAGACACTGAATCAGGCTTGGAACGATCATCAGACCTCTATGGTTATGATCAGGGATATACTAATGTACATGGATAGGGTTTATGTGCAACAGCATGATGTTGACAACGTCTACAACTTGGGCCTAATCATATTCAGGGATCAG GTAGTCAGGTACGGCTGCGTGAGGGATCATCTACGCGAGACACTCCTGGGCATGGtagcgagagagagaaggggGGAGGTCGTTGATCGAATCGCGATAAAGAATGCATGTCAAATGCTAATGCTGCTCGGTATAAACTGTCGCCAAGTTTACGAAGAGGATTTCGAGAGGCCTTTCTTACAACAGAGCGCTGAATTTTACAGG ATGGAGTCGCAAAAGTTCCTTGGCGAGAACAGCGCCTCAGTCTACATAAAGAAAGTTGAAGCTAGAATTCTTGAAGAGTCAGAACGGGCGAAGCACTATCTGGACGAATCCACAGAGCCAAGGATAGTCAAAGTGGTGGAAGAAGAGTTGATTAAAATACACATGAGAACCATCGTTGAG ATGGAAAACAGTGGTGTGGTGCATATGTTGAAGAACCAGAAAACTGAAGACCTTGGTTGCATGTACAAATTATTCGCGAGAGTAACAGACGGATTGCGCACTGTATCAGATTGTGTGTCGCAATTCCTCAGAGAGCAAGGACGCGCCTTGGTCCAAGAAGAGCATGAGCCAACCACAAACGCAATACACTTTGTGCAAAATCTGCTGGACTTGAAAGATCGTTTCGACCATTTCCTGCACCACTCGTTTAACAATGATAAACTATTCAAGCAAATGATCGCGTCGGATTTTGAACACTTTCTGAATCTAAATTCAAAGAGCCCTGagtatctttctctctttatcgatgacaaattaaaaaaaggtGTAAAGGGG ATGACAGAGCAGGAGATCGAAGGCGTGCTTGACAAGACAATGGTTCTCTTCAGGTTCCTGCAAGAGAAGGATGTCTTTGAGCGATACTATAAACAGCATTTAGCCAAGCGGTTGCTTCTGAATAAGTCCGTCTCCGATGACAGTGAAAAGAATATGATCTCAAAGCTAAAG ACTGAATGCGGTTGCCAGTTTACATCAAAGCTGGAAGGAATGTTCAAGGATATGACGGTCAGCAATACTATAATGGAAGAGTTCAAGGAACACGTATTAACGTCTGGC ACAAGTCTACACGGCGTTGATCTGAGCGTGAGGGTTCTGACAACAGGATTTTGGCCAACACAGTCAGCAACACCGAATTGCAGTGTGCCCTCAGCGCCAAGAGAAGCTTTTGATGCTTTTCGATGTTTCTACTTGGCCAAGCATAGCGGTCGTCAACTGACGTTACAACCACAATTGG GTTCGGCTGACCTTAATGCGGTTTTCCATGGGCCTCGGAAGGAAGACAGTAATGGCGGAAGCGTGGACGTTCCCTCGTCCTCTACCACATTGGGCAACGGAAGTGGCAGTCTTTTAAGTCAGCGGGGAAGCAGCAGTGGAAATCCGCGCAAACATATTATCCAAGTATCGACGTACCAGATGTGCGTACTCATGCTCTTCAACAACAGAGATCGACTCACTTACGAG GAAATTCAGAATGAAACTGATATCCCTGAGCGAGATTTAGTCCGAGCATTACAATCTCTGGCAATGGGGAAGGCGACTCAGCGAGTTCTCCTCAAGCATCCCAAAACCAAAGAGATTGAGCCAACACACTGCTTCAGTGTCAATGATAGTTTCACCAGTAAGCTTCATCG AGTAAAAATCCAGACGGTTGCGGCGAAAGGAGAGTCCGAGCCTGAGAGAAGAGAGACGAGGAACAAGGTTGACGAAGATCGAAAGCATGAAATAGAAGCGGCGATCGTGCGAATTATGAAGGCACGCAAACGCATGACA CACAACATTCTCGTGACGGAAGTCACGGAGCAGCTTCGAGTACGATTCCTGCCCTCACCTGTCATCATCAAGAAACGCATCGAAGGGCTGATAGAACGTGATTATCTGGCCCGCACGGAAGACAG GAAAGTCTACACTTACGTGGCTTGA